In Sphingobacteriaceae bacterium, the following proteins share a genomic window:
- a CDS encoding LmbE family protein, whose product MKKHFRLFIIALFYVLVGHAQTTQTMNSAEILQGLKKLNTVGAVLYVAAHPDDENTRLLAYLANERKVRTGYLSLTRGDGGQNLIGKEQGELLGLIRTQELLAARRTDGAEQFFTRANDFGYSKNPEETFSIWNKDSILSDVVLTIRRFKPDVIICRFPTTGEGGHGHHTASAILALEAFDAAADPTKFPEQLKYTQVWKAKRIFFNSFNFGSTNTTSPDQLKIDVGVFNPLLGKSYGEIASESRSMHKSQGFGSAKQRGSATEFFKFLKGDSTKADILAGVNTKWDRMRGTEKLQNTIEECIKYFDAQAPEKSVTALVSIYKQLQALDSKNEQLNYWKQQKLKETENLLFACSGLWLESFAGDYIGIPEKDAQITVNVVTRNKSDIKLNRISYVGMSDTSMSLILKQNELYTFKRKQKLAADLPYSTPYWLSEKHEPGLYMVRNKSLIGKPENESALKVEFNLSIQDLALKVERSLVYKYTDPVKGEIYRPFEVLPPVTITIPEKVFVFTDANPRTLLITVKANAANITGNLQIKASEGWNITIKDPALKLSNKGDEQIFEVSIVAGKGAKDGKFEASVISDSKIYNKSIKRIEYDHIPYQFTLSDAEAGLVNVDLKKSGTNIGYIPGAGDDVAACLKQVGYNVTILSDELLTNSDLSKYSSIVTGVRAYNTSDRLQVHYTKLMDYVKNGGNLVVQYNTNSRVGPLQAKMGPFPFSISRDRVTNEKAEIRFVNEKHAALNFPNKIEQKDFDGWIQERGIYFAEDIDKNYETIFSINDPKEKASEGSLIIAKYGTGNFVYTGLVFFRELPAGVPGAYRLFVNLLSLPQNK is encoded by the coding sequence ATGAAAAAACATTTTAGACTTTTCATCATAGCGCTGTTTTATGTCCTCGTTGGTCACGCACAGACAACACAAACCATGAATTCTGCGGAAATTCTTCAGGGTTTAAAAAAATTAAATACTGTAGGCGCAGTGCTTTATGTAGCGGCGCACCCGGATGATGAGAACACCCGTCTTCTGGCTTATCTTGCTAATGAAAGAAAAGTGCGCACGGGTTATCTTTCACTTACGCGGGGAGACGGCGGCCAAAATCTAATTGGTAAAGAGCAAGGTGAGTTGTTAGGTTTAATTCGCACCCAGGAATTGCTTGCTGCCAGAAGAACGGATGGCGCAGAACAATTTTTTACACGCGCTAATGATTTCGGGTATTCTAAAAATCCGGAAGAGACTTTTAGCATCTGGAACAAGGATAGCATTTTATCGGATGTTGTTTTGACTATCCGCCGGTTTAAACCGGATGTGATCATTTGCCGTTTTCCTACAACGGGAGAAGGTGGGCATGGTCACCATACGGCATCTGCTATACTTGCGTTGGAAGCTTTTGACGCAGCGGCTGATCCCACGAAATTTCCTGAACAATTAAAGTATACACAAGTTTGGAAGGCAAAACGTATCTTTTTCAACTCTTTTAATTTCGGATCTACAAACACTACTTCACCCGATCAATTAAAAATAGACGTAGGCGTGTTTAATCCTTTATTGGGAAAAAGTTATGGAGAGATTGCTTCTGAAAGCCGCTCTATGCATAAGAGTCAGGGTTTTGGTTCTGCGAAACAACGGGGTTCTGCTACTGAGTTTTTTAAATTCTTGAAGGGCGACAGTACAAAAGCTGATATTCTGGCCGGTGTAAATACCAAATGGGACCGTATGCGCGGAACAGAAAAATTACAGAATACTATCGAAGAATGCATTAAATATTTCGATGCCCAGGCTCCCGAAAAAAGTGTGACTGCTTTGGTTTCTATTTACAAACAATTGCAGGCTTTGGATTCTAAAAACGAGCAATTGAATTACTGGAAACAACAAAAACTAAAAGAGACGGAAAATTTACTTTTTGCCTGTTCAGGATTATGGTTAGAAAGTTTTGCCGGAGACTACATTGGTATTCCTGAAAAAGACGCTCAGATAACTGTAAATGTTGTAACCAGAAATAAATCGGACATAAAATTAAACCGCATTTCTTATGTGGGGATGAGTGACACGAGCATGTCTTTAATTCTAAAACAAAACGAATTATACACTTTTAAACGTAAACAAAAATTAGCTGCGGATCTGCCCTACTCCACACCCTATTGGTTAAGTGAGAAACATGAGCCCGGTTTGTACATGGTTAGAAATAAATCTTTGATTGGAAAACCAGAAAATGAATCCGCTTTGAAAGTTGAATTTAACCTCAGCATCCAGGATCTTGCGTTAAAAGTGGAACGTTCGCTGGTTTATAAATATACCGATCCGGTTAAAGGAGAAATTTACAGACCATTTGAAGTGCTTCCTCCTGTAACGATTACTATTCCGGAAAAAGTTTTTGTGTTTACGGATGCAAATCCAAGAACACTTCTTATAACGGTTAAAGCAAATGCTGCAAACATAACAGGCAATTTACAAATCAAAGCCAGTGAAGGCTGGAATATCACTATTAAAGACCCTGCACTTAAATTAAGCAATAAAGGAGACGAACAAATTTTTGAAGTCAGCATAGTAGCCGGAAAGGGTGCTAAGGACGGCAAGTTTGAAGCTTCTGTAATTTCAGATTCGAAAATCTACAACAAAAGCATTAAACGTATTGAGTACGATCATATTCCTTACCAATTTACTTTAAGCGATGCTGAAGCAGGACTGGTAAACGTAGATTTAAAAAAATCGGGAACTAACATCGGGTATATTCCAGGTGCGGGTGATGATGTGGCGGCCTGTTTAAAACAAGTTGGTTATAATGTTACAATTCTCAGCGACGAACTATTGACTAACAGTGATCTTTCCAAATACTCCAGTATAGTTACGGGAGTGCGTGCTTATAACACAAGCGATCGTTTACAAGTGCACTACACAAAACTAATGGATTACGTAAAAAATGGTGGTAACTTAGTTGTGCAATACAACACCAATAGCCGCGTTGGCCCGTTGCAGGCAAAGATGGGACCTTTTCCTTTTTCTATTTCGCGTGATCGCGTAACGAATGAAAAAGCAGAAATTCGTTTTGTAAATGAAAAACATGCCGCTTTAAATTTTCCTAACAAGATTGAACAAAAAGATTTCGATGGATGGATCCAGGAGCGTGGAATTTATTTCGCAGAAGACATTGACAAAAATTACGAAACTATTTTTAGTATAAATGATCCGAAAGAAAAAGCAAGTGAGGGCAGTTTGATCATTGCAAAATATGGGACAGGTAATTTTGTTTACACGGGACTGGTTTTCTTTAGGGAGTTACCTGCCGGAGTGCCGGGAGCGTACCGCTTATTTGTGAATCTATTAAGTTTACCACAGAATAAATAA
- a CDS encoding sodium:solute symporter produces MSQIDWIVLALTLVSIVLYGVWKSRGTNNLDGYLLADKKMPWYQVGFSVMATQASAITFLSAPGQSYNDGLRFIQFYFGLPLAMIVLCITFIPIFRKLNVFTAYEYLEKRFDNKTRSLTAFLFLLQRGLSTGITMYAPAIILSTILHTDINYMIVFTGFVVIGYTVYGGAKAVSHTQLLQMSVIFAGLFLSAYLVLKMLPGDIGFIEALDIAGKMNKLNAIDTHFDLNNRYTIWSGIIGGFFLQLSYFGTDQSQVGRYLTGKSTSESRMGLVMNGLLKIPMQFMILMIGVLVFVFYQFHQAPIFFNKVEVDRIENSAYKEEFKKLNDDYEVVGIEKQYQLNKLVAALKEKNEAEISSTRTRLQEADQRSIEIRKKVPALIEKNNKKADSNDGNYIFLRFVTEQFPVGVIGLLIAIIFLAAMGSMASGLNSLASTTVVDFYKRIIKKDQSETHYLSASRWATVAWGVFCIVVGIYASKLGNLIEAVNILGSLFYGTILGIFLVAFYMKKINGNSVFLAAIIVEIFIIFAWLTELTAFLWLNVIGCLLVMVLAYIIQFFGTTKKDASGVSVSAPSQD; encoded by the coding sequence ATGAGTCAGATTGATTGGATAGTTCTTGCTCTCACGTTAGTGTCCATCGTTTTGTATGGTGTTTGGAAAAGTCGCGGTACCAATAACCTGGATGGATACCTTCTTGCCGATAAAAAAATGCCCTGGTACCAGGTAGGATTCTCGGTAATGGCAACGCAGGCAAGCGCCATTACTTTTCTTTCGGCACCCGGACAAAGTTATAATGACGGCTTACGCTTTATACAATTTTATTTTGGTTTGCCATTGGCAATGATCGTTTTGTGTATCACGTTTATTCCCATCTTTAGAAAATTAAATGTTTTTACGGCTTACGAATACTTAGAAAAACGCTTCGACAATAAAACGCGCTCACTAACCGCTTTTTTATTTTTATTACAACGTGGGCTTTCTACCGGAATCACCATGTATGCTCCTGCCATCATTCTCTCTACTATTTTACATACAGACATTAATTACATGATTGTGTTTACCGGATTCGTTGTAATTGGCTACACCGTTTATGGTGGCGCTAAAGCTGTTTCGCACACACAATTGCTTCAAATGAGCGTTATTTTTGCGGGACTATTTTTGTCAGCTTACCTGGTTTTAAAAATGCTTCCAGGCGATATAGGATTTATAGAGGCATTGGACATTGCCGGTAAAATGAATAAGCTTAATGCCATAGATACCCATTTTGACCTTAATAACCGTTACACCATTTGGTCAGGAATTATTGGCGGATTTTTTTTACAGCTCTCTTATTTTGGAACAGACCAATCGCAGGTGGGAAGATATTTAACCGGCAAATCAACCTCTGAAAGTCGCATGGGCCTTGTTATGAACGGCCTTTTAAAAATACCGATGCAGTTTATGATTTTAATGATCGGCGTTTTGGTTTTTGTTTTTTACCAGTTTCATCAGGCCCCTATTTTTTTTAATAAAGTAGAAGTAGACCGTATTGAAAACAGTGCCTATAAAGAAGAGTTCAAAAAACTCAACGATGATTATGAAGTTGTGGGAATTGAAAAACAGTATCAACTTAATAAACTTGTTGCGGCTTTAAAAGAAAAAAACGAAGCGGAAATAAGCAGCACAAGAACGCGGTTACAGGAAGCTGATCAACGCTCGATCGAAATTCGCAAAAAAGTTCCGGCGCTCATTGAAAAAAACAATAAGAAGGCTGACAGCAATGATGGCAATTATATTTTTTTACGTTTTGTTACTGAGCAATTTCCAGTAGGAGTAATTGGCCTGCTTATTGCCATTATATTTCTTGCAGCTATGGGTTCTATGGCTAGCGGATTAAACTCACTGGCTTCCACAACGGTTGTAGATTTTTATAAACGTATTATTAAGAAAGATCAAAGTGAGACCCACTATCTTTCGGCATCGCGCTGGGCAACTGTTGCCTGGGGAGTGTTTTGTATCGTTGTGGGCATCTATGCCAGCAAGTTGGGAAATCTCATTGAAGCCGTAAATATTCTCGGATCCTTATTTTATGGCACCATCCTTGGGATTTTTTTAGTGGCCTTTTATATGAAGAAGATAAATGGCAATTCCGTTTTCCTTGCAGCAATTATAGTAGAAATTTTTATCATCTTCGCCTGGCTGACTGAGCTTACGGCTTTTTTATGGCTAAATGTTATTGGCTGTTTGCTGGTTATGGTTCTCGCTTATATTATTCAATTTTTCGGCACCACTAAAAAAGATGCATCCGGTGTTAGTGTGAGCGCTCCCTCACAAGACTAA
- a CDS encoding putative sulfate exporter family transporter, with the protein MPDSHPENHLLQNPLIKKIIFVICSLLCVSTFIAPPFALLLGLVVVNIFGNPFPEQSQKLSRILLQVSVIGLGFGMNIHSAIATSREGFSFTVVSLICTLIFGGLLGYFLKIDKKTSHLISSGTAICGASAIAAISPVISAEGKQITVALATIFILNSVALFLFPFIGHLLNLSQYQFGIWSGIAIHDTSSVVGAAGRYGSEALQIATTVKLARSLWIIPLTFMSAFLFKTSAKKVKIPYFILFFVLAMILNSYVPQLAIVTPSLLTLSKLGITLTLFLIGAGLDKNGLKSVGPKPLLQGVLLWIFISLLSLYAVLHMF; encoded by the coding sequence ATGCCGGATTCACATCCAGAAAATCACCTTTTACAAAATCCTCTTATAAAAAAAATCATTTTTGTAATCTGCTCTCTTCTTTGTGTGAGTACTTTTATTGCTCCTCCTTTTGCTTTGTTACTAGGACTTGTGGTTGTTAATATTTTCGGGAATCCTTTTCCTGAACAAAGTCAAAAGCTCTCGAGAATTTTATTGCAAGTTTCGGTTATAGGACTTGGCTTCGGAATGAACATTCATTCAGCGATCGCAACCAGCAGAGAAGGATTTTCTTTTACCGTAGTTTCGCTCATCTGCACATTAATCTTTGGTGGGCTTCTGGGTTACTTTCTAAAAATCGATAAAAAAACCTCCCATCTCATTTCGAGTGGTACTGCCATCTGCGGAGCCAGTGCTATTGCAGCCATTTCACCCGTTATCTCAGCCGAGGGAAAACAAATAACGGTGGCACTGGCCACTATTTTTATTTTAAACTCGGTAGCCTTATTTTTATTTCCTTTCATCGGACATCTTCTTAATTTATCGCAGTACCAATTTGGAATCTGGAGTGGGATTGCTATTCACGATACCAGTTCTGTTGTTGGCGCGGCGGGACGCTATGGGAGCGAAGCTTTGCAGATTGCTACAACGGTAAAACTGGCCCGAAGTCTCTGGATAATTCCTCTCACATTTATGAGTGCGTTTCTTTTTAAAACGAGTGCCAAAAAAGTAAAGATTCCTTATTTCATTCTCTTTTTTGTTCTGGCTATGATCTTAAATAGTTATGTCCCTCAATTAGCTATTGTCACTCCCTCACTATTAACGCTTTCAAAACTTGGCATCACACTTACACTGTTTTTAATAGGCGCCGGCCTTGATAAAAACGGACTAAAATCAGTAGGGCCAAAACCCCTTTTGCAAGGGGTTTTACTTTGGATCTTCATTTCTTTACTTTCGCTTTACGCTGTGCTGCATATGTTTTAG
- a CDS encoding response regulator, whose amino-acid sequence MVKVILLIDDDSDDLEMFSEALSEVDPTIKCLKAIDCFIALDLLEKKAEPDLIFLDINMPRMNGWECLSKLKNTEEYKDIPVIMYSTSSHQKEKETASQLGASDFISKPHNYMDLKNMIRNVIATS is encoded by the coding sequence ATGGTTAAGGTTATTCTTTTGATTGATGATGATAGTGACGATCTGGAAATGTTTTCAGAAGCACTAAGCGAAGTTGATCCTACTATTAAATGTCTGAAGGCGATAGATTGTTTTATTGCTCTTGATCTTCTTGAGAAAAAAGCAGAACCTGACCTTATTTTTCTGGACATTAATATGCCGCGTATGAACGGGTGGGAATGTCTGTCGAAACTTAAGAATACTGAGGAATACAAAGATATTCCTGTAATTATGTATTCTACATCGTCGCATCAAAAAGAAAAAGAAACCGCCTCGCAACTGGGAGCTTCTGATTTTATAAGTAAACCTCACAATTACATGGATCTGAAAAATATGATCCGGAATGTGATTGCCACTTCCTGA
- a CDS encoding cysteine methyltransferase — protein MNQKNYNYERIAQAIDFIRSNFKSQPSLELIAEKVNMSPFHFQRLFTEWAGVSPKKFLQYISLQHAKSLLQEKEMSLFDTAHDTGLSGSGRLHDLFLTIEGMSPGEYKNGGENLNINYSFAESHFGKIIVGSTAKGICHIAFTESKEEGLSVLKQRFPNAFYSETVDRNQQNALLLFTEDWNKPSKVKLHLKGTDFQLKVWELLLKIPTGKLSTYGAIAKQLDKPLASRAVGTAIGDNPVAFLIPCHRVIQTSGGLGGYMWGETRKTAMIGWEAAFVETDKG, from the coding sequence ATGAACCAGAAAAACTATAATTATGAGCGCATTGCCCAAGCAATAGATTTTATACGCTCAAATTTTAAATCACAACCTTCTTTAGAACTCATTGCTGAAAAAGTAAACATGAGTCCTTTTCATTTCCAAAGGCTTTTTACAGAATGGGCGGGAGTGAGTCCTAAAAAATTTTTACAGTATATTAGTCTTCAGCATGCAAAAAGCCTCCTTCAGGAAAAAGAAATGAGTCTTTTTGATACTGCTCACGATACCGGACTTTCAGGTTCGGGAAGATTACATGATCTTTTTCTTACGATTGAAGGAATGAGTCCCGGCGAATATAAAAACGGGGGCGAGAATTTAAATATCAATTACAGTTTTGCAGAAAGTCATTTCGGAAAAATAATTGTAGGGTCTACAGCCAAAGGCATTTGTCACATTGCATTTACCGAATCGAAAGAGGAAGGATTATCCGTTTTAAAACAACGTTTTCCAAATGCTTTTTATTCAGAAACTGTCGATCGCAACCAACAAAATGCTTTATTGCTTTTTACAGAAGATTGGAACAAACCCTCAAAAGTAAAACTTCATTTAAAGGGAACAGATTTTCAATTAAAAGTATGGGAATTATTATTAAAAATTCCCACCGGTAAACTATCAACTTACGGTGCCATTGCCAAACAACTCGACAAGCCTCTGGCATCACGCGCGGTTGGAACAGCTATCGGCGATAATCCGGTTGCTTTTTTAATTCCTTGTCACCGCGTAATACAAACAAGTGGTGGCCTTGGTGGCTATATGTGGGGCGAAACCCGTAAAACCGCTATGATTGGCTGGGAAGCCGCTTTTGTTGAAACAGATAAAGGCTAA
- a CDS encoding metal-binding protein, translating into MWYHSDIKNKELHQKIRNKQIVFGGNINLKIFGTLSCKSGQRMQKKNRIFFSTANEAEQQHYRPCGHCMREDYKKWKEKNGLI; encoded by the coding sequence ATGTGGTATCATTCCGATATTAAAAACAAGGAACTTCACCAAAAAATCAGGAACAAACAAATTGTTTTTGGAGGAAATATAAACTTAAAAATCTTCGGCACTTTAAGTTGTAAATCAGGACAACGTATGCAGAAAAAAAACAGAATCTTTTTTTCGACGGCAAACGAAGCAGAACAACAACACTACAGGCCTTGTGGACATTGCATGAGGGAAGATTATAAAAAATGGAAAGAAAAAAATGGACTTATTTAA
- a CDS encoding alpha-ketoglutarate-dependent dioxygenase AlkB, whose protein sequence is MDLFNTEEIHNILPYDGDAVYYGKIMTIKEASRYNDLLLNTIEWKNDEAVIFGKHIITARKVAWYAGDTFSYTYSGTTKQALLWTKELLELKKIVEELTGTAFNSCLLNLYNTGSEGMAYHSDDEKSLGKNASIASLSLGAERKFLFKHKTSKQTIPIVLENGSLLVMKGTTQTHWLHRLPTTTKVSKPRINLTFRTMIDQANL, encoded by the coding sequence ATGGACTTATTTAATACCGAAGAAATACATAACATTTTACCCTACGATGGCGACGCGGTTTATTATGGAAAGATCATGACTATAAAAGAGGCTAGCCGGTATAATGATCTGCTGCTAAACACCATTGAGTGGAAGAACGACGAAGCCGTAATTTTCGGAAAACACATTATTACCGCAAGAAAAGTTGCCTGGTATGCCGGCGATACTTTTTCTTATACCTATTCAGGAACCACCAAACAAGCACTTTTATGGACTAAAGAACTTCTTGAATTAAAAAAAATTGTAGAAGAGTTAACGGGAACTGCATTTAATTCCTGTCTTCTTAATTTATACAACACGGGTTCAGAAGGCATGGCCTATCATAGCGATGATGAAAAATCACTTGGAAAAAACGCCAGCATTGCGTCATTAAGTTTAGGCGCGGAAAGGAAATTTTTATTCAAACATAAAACCAGCAAACAAACCATTCCCATTGTTTTGGAGAACGGCAGTCTGCTGGTTATGAAAGGCACAACTCAAACCCACTGGTTGCACCGCTTGCCAACAACCACGAAGGTAAGTAAGCCCCGCATTAATCTAACTTTCAGAACTATGATTGACCAGGCTAATCTTTAG
- a CDS encoding SCO family protein, translating into MNYRFYFLALACLLQSCNTRELPVLGNPNGDKEDPAPTIPPFAFINQENKSVTDKTFEDKIYIADFIFLSCGTICPKMNNEMLKAYKVFEKDDRVLFISHTIDPQQDSVARLKRFAGELGVSSQKWHFVTGNKDSIYNLAQKNYFTSAYPDSSDKSNFIHGGGLLLVDKNKHIRGVYDGTNELETERLIKDIKLLLKEQF; encoded by the coding sequence GTGAATTATAGATTTTATTTCTTAGCTTTGGCCTGCCTGCTCCAGTCGTGTAATACAAGGGAACTTCCTGTGTTAGGTAACCCGAATGGAGATAAGGAAGATCCGGCTCCCACCATTCCTCCATTTGCATTCATTAACCAGGAAAATAAATCCGTGACAGATAAAACCTTTGAGGACAAAATTTACATTGCTGATTTTATTTTTTTATCCTGCGGTACCATCTGTCCTAAAATGAATAACGAAATGCTTAAAGCGTACAAAGTATTTGAGAAAGATGATCGGGTTTTATTCATCTCTCATACCATAGATCCCCAGCAGGACTCCGTTGCCCGATTAAAACGTTTTGCCGGAGAGCTGGGCGTCTCTTCGCAAAAGTGGCATTTTGTAACTGGAAACAAGGATAGTATTTACAACCTGGCACAAAAAAATTACTTCACATCTGCTTACCCGGATAGTTCAGACAAAAGCAATTTTATTCATGGAGGCGGATTATTACTGGTTGACAAAAACAAACATATTCGTGGTGTTTATGATGGCACCAACGAGCTGGAGACTGAAAGATTAATTAAGGATATAAAATTATTACTCAAAGAGCAATTTTAG
- a CDS encoding sigma-54-dependent Fis family transcriptional regulator, producing MPNILLIEDDIAFVNLIKNFLEKNGHTVNYKRTLKESREEIKEKSYDLILLDYHLPDGDAFDVLTFLHQHAISWPVVIMTGFHDVRTAVKAMRLGVSDYITKPVNPEELAMILKTIFQKEKVSEELPVKNTSVKGESMISQELYRHIELIAPTKMSVIIQGESGTGKENVARSIHQQSNFSSGPFIALDCGALSDELASSELFGHVRGSFTGANFDKKGAFESADGGTLFLDEVGNLSYAVQVKLLRAVQERVIQPVGSNKIIKVNVRIITATNDDLRSSVKNGSFREDLFHRLNEFQIYVPPLRERTEDLHLFISHFIEEANSDLSKKVTGVSLDVLTLFKKYNWPGNLRELKNIVKRSVLLSSGALIRQEDIPAEMHNTPENPVRSSDSDLKLMKEVNEKELIVRTLKEVKFNKTKAAALLNIDRKTLYLKIMRYGIEG from the coding sequence ATGCCAAACATTTTACTCATTGAAGATGATATTGCTTTTGTTAACCTGATTAAGAATTTTCTTGAAAAAAATGGGCACACGGTAAATTACAAACGCACTCTCAAAGAATCGCGGGAAGAGATAAAAGAAAAGTCTTATGATTTAATTTTACTCGATTATCATTTGCCGGATGGTGATGCTTTTGATGTTCTCACTTTTCTGCATCAACACGCTATTAGCTGGCCGGTTGTAATTATGACCGGTTTTCATGATGTACGTACTGCTGTAAAAGCCATGCGTCTGGGTGTTAGCGACTATATTACCAAACCGGTAAATCCCGAAGAGCTAGCGATGATTTTAAAGACTATTTTTCAAAAAGAAAAAGTAAGTGAGGAGCTGCCTGTAAAAAATACTTCTGTTAAAGGAGAAAGTATGATCTCACAGGAGCTTTACCGTCATATTGAGCTCATAGCACCTACAAAAATGTCTGTTATTATACAAGGTGAAAGCGGTACAGGTAAAGAGAATGTAGCCAGAAGCATTCATCAACAAAGTAATTTTTCGTCGGGACCATTTATTGCCCTTGATTGTGGAGCTTTGTCAGATGAATTAGCTTCCAGCGAATTATTCGGACATGTAAGGGGATCTTTTACAGGCGCCAATTTCGATAAGAAAGGTGCATTTGAATCTGCTGATGGGGGAACTCTTTTTTTAGACGAAGTCGGGAATTTAAGTTATGCCGTGCAGGTTAAACTTCTGAGGGCTGTTCAGGAGCGCGTGATACAGCCTGTTGGGAGTAACAAAATCATAAAGGTTAATGTCCGTATCATTACTGCTACCAACGATGATTTAAGATCAAGTGTAAAAAACGGATCATTCAGAGAAGACCTTTTTCACCGTTTAAATGAATTTCAGATTTATGTTCCGCCCTTGCGGGAAAGGACAGAAGACCTGCATTTATTCATTAGCCATTTTATAGAAGAAGCTAATTCTGATTTGTCAAAAAAAGTCACTGGTGTTTCTTTAGATGTTCTCACCCTTTTTAAAAAGTATAACTGGCCGGGTAATTTAAGAGAACTCAAAAACATTGTGAAACGTTCGGTTTTATTATCATCTGGAGCCCTTATCCGGCAGGAGGATATTCCAGCAGAGATGCACAATACGCCTGAAAACCCGGTCCGTTCTTCCGATTCAGATCTTAAATTGATGAAGGAAGTAAACGAAAAGGAACTTATTGTTAGAACCCTGAAAGAAGTAAAGTTCAATAAAACGAAGGCTGCAGCTTTGCTGAATATTGACCGGAAAACGTTATACCTGAAAATTATGCGCTACGGCATAGAAGGGTAA